A window of Solanum stenotomum isolate F172 chromosome 3, ASM1918654v1, whole genome shotgun sequence contains these coding sequences:
- the LOC125857431 gene encoding G-type lectin S-receptor-like serine/threonine-protein kinase SD3-1 produces the protein MDRGDRIISCYSNLLLSVSIGFLLFSVVSSQIPLGSKLTVEENNYWFSSNKDYAIGFLNFSDQYSFGVRFNAIYIPSSEHAAIWTAGWNVKVSSKAYFELSLTGEMILFDPAKGKIVWQSKTGNTSVESAVLLDDGNFVLLNRNKSAVWQSFESPSDTMLSGQSLSVGQSLRASSRGSLTSYYSLHMNVSGEMQLRWETSIIYWTVGGPKSAVRAILGSDGILQLLDQQSQAVWSVYGEDHNDSDVKFRFLRLDSDGNLRIYSWENNATSWRTVWQAIINQCDVFATCATNGICTLNASDSYVCWCPFRSTRDSNSECLIPYKPSCESGSSMILHEHMYLYGIYPPNNTVVQTNLQQCRSLCQKDPSCHAASFINNGTPQCHMMNSRYVGGQSDPSLGSVTFVKTCSDPIAVLPPPVPAPRKVSEKICVACLLEVAAASIVVFVMLQFSIGVYLFRRRKHMMQKSALPHIVPNATGCIVFSYSEIKDLTDNFKQQIGQNVFKGLLPDNRLVAVKDLNASIDERRFRAAVLKIGSIYHKNLLRLDGYCCESGRRLLVYELAKYGSVDKCLEEPRMCKRLTWRKRMDICLSVARAISYLHTGCREFISHGNLKCENVVLDDELEAKVSEFGLRTIQAEASSSGGLAETDVRDFGKVMVVLITGCQNADEACYWSYEKWVKAEKEMAMDQRIVVGADSEELERALRIAFWCLQGDERMRPSMGEVIKVLEGTLTVDPPPPPFAHNQQWPPDDESPSESYSAL, from the coding sequence ATGGATAGAGGAGACAGAATAATATCCTGTTATTCTAATTTGCTGCTTTCTGTCTCTATCGGGTTCTTGCTTTTTTCAGTTGTCAGTTCACAAATTCCTTTGGGTTCCAAACTAACAGTAGAAGAGAACAATTATTGGTTCTCATCCAATAAGGACTATGCAATTGGATTCTTGAACTTCTCCGACCAGTATAGCTTTGGTGTCCGTTTCAATGCAATTTATATACCTAGCAGTGAGCACGCAGCCATTTGGACTGCAGGGTGGAATGTTAAAGTTAGTAGCAAAGCATATTTTGAGCTTTCCCTAACTGGGGAAATGATATTGTTTGATCCAGCAAAGGGAAAAATTGTTTGGCAAAGCAAAACTGGCAACACATCTGTTGAATCAGCTGTTCTTCTTGATGATGGCAACTTTGTCCTGTTAAATAGGAATAAGAGTGCTGTTTGGCAGAGTTTTGAAAGTCCTTCTGACACAATGTTGTCTGGCCAGAGTTTATCTGTTGGCCAGTCTCTTCGAGCTTCTAGCAGGGGTTCTTTAACAAGTTATTACAGTCTTCATATGAATGTTTCTGGTGAGATGCAGCTTAGGTGGGAGACTAGTATCATTTACTGGACTGTTGGGGGTCCTAAATCTGCTGTACGAGCCATTCTTGGCTCTGACGGAATCCTCCAACTACTTGATCAGCAATCGCAAGCTGTTTGGTCAGTCTATGGTGAGGACCACAATGATTCTGATGTGAAGTTTCGGTTCCTCAGACTAGATTCTGATGGTAATCTTCGGATATACTCATGGGAAAATAATGCAACATCATGGAGAACAGTTTGGCAAGCTATAATTAATCAGTGTGATGTCTTCGCAACCTGTGCTACCAATGGTATTTGCACCTTGAATGCATCTGACTCTTATGTTTGTTGGTGTCCATTTAGATCTACAAGAGACTCAAACTCTGAATGTCTAATTCCATACAAACCAAGTTGTGAATCTGGTTCATCCATGATCCTTCATGAGCATATGTATTTGTACGGAATATACCCACCAAACAACACAGTTGTGCAAACCAATTTGCAGCAGTGTAGAAGTCTGTGTCAGAAAGATCCATCCTGCCATGCTGCATCCTTTATCAACAATGGCACTCCACAATGCCACATGATGAACTCCCGGTATGTTGGTGGTCAATCAGATCCTTCTTTGGGTTCCGTTACTTTTGTCAAAACTTGTTCAGACCCAATTGCTGTTTTACCTCCGCCTGTACCTGCTCCGAGAAAGGTATCAGAGAAAATCTGTGTTGCTTGTCTGTTAGAAGTTGCTGCCGCGTCAATCGTTGTGTTTGTCATGCTTCAATTCAGCATTGGAGTTTACCTTTTCAGGAGAAGGAAACATATGATGCAGAAATCTGCTTTACCCCATATAGTGCCTAATGCTACTGGCTGCATCGTGTTTTCTTACTCTGAAATCAAAGATCTGACTGATAATTTTAAGCAACAAATTGGGCAGAATGTGTTCAAAGGTCTACTTCCAGATAATAGGCTTGTTGCAGTTAAAGATCTCAATGCCTCTATTGATGAAAGGAGGTTCCGCGCTGCAGTTCTAAAAATAGGAAGCATATACCACAAAAATCTTTTGAGGCTGGATGGTTATTGCTGTGAGTCCGGCCGTAGGTTATTGGTTTATGAGCTTGCCAAATATGGTTCTGTTGACAAATGTTTAGAAGAACCTAGAATGTGCAAGAGATTGACGTGGAGAAAAAGAATGGATATATGTTTGTCAGTGGCAAGGGCCATATCTTACTTGCATACAGGATGTAGGGAGTTTATTAGTCATGGaaatcttaaatgtgaaaatgttGTCTTAGATGATGAATTAGAGGCCAAAGTTAGTGAATTTGGGCTGAGGACTATTCAAGCTGAGGCTTCCAGTAGCGGGGGGCTAGCAGAGACAGATGTAAGAGATTTTGGCAAAGTGATGGTGGTATTAATCACTGGATGCCAAAATGCGGATGAAGCTTGTTATTGGTCCTATGAAAAATGGGTGAAAGCTGAAAAGGAAATGGCCATGGATCAGCGAATTGTGGTTGGCGCCGATTCAGAAGAGTTAGAACGAGCATTAAGAATTGCATTTTGGTGCTTACAAGGTGATGAACGTATGAGGCCATCAATGGGAGAGGTAATCAAGGTACTGGAGGGAACTCTGACTGTCGATCCTCCACCACCTCCTTTTGCTCATAATCAACAGTGGCCACCTGATGACGAATCACCATCTGAATCATATTCAGCACTGTAG